The Stigmatella ashevillena genomic sequence TCCAGCCACAGCACGGCATGGATGTCCGCCGCCAGCGCATGCGCGCCATAGACGTCCGCATCCACGGCGAACAGGGCCTCCAGTTCCTGGAGCGCCTTCGAGAGGTCCGCTGGGTTGCCGCGCTGCGCCAGGGATTGAGCCGCCTTGAGGTGCGTCTCCGTTTCCTGCCGCACCTGGCCCCGGTGGACCACGAAGGTGACGGCCCCTCCCAGCAGCAGGGCTACCAGTGCCACCTGGGTCAGCGCGCTGCCGAGGCTCTCCCGTCGTTTCCAGTCCCGTTGCCCGTCGTTACTGCCGCTTGCCGTGCCCATGCGCGACCGCCTCCGGACTGGAAATTTGAATGGTTTCGGACGTTTATGCCTGATAAGGGAGCCGGGGCTAAATAAGGCTGCTGTCTCCGGGTGTCAACGTGTGGGGGGGCGGAGGGTTGAGCGGCTGTCGGCTCCTGGAGGTGGAGTGATGGCGGTGTACACGGTGCTGGATTCCGGGGCGTTCGCGCGGATCGCCGGGGCTTTCGGGCTGGGCGAGGTGCAGACGATTGACGCCATTCCCGAGGGCTCCATCAACACCAACCATCGGGTGCTCACATCGTCAGGCCGCTTCTTCGTGAGGCACACCACAGTGCGCTCGGCGGAGGATCTGCGCTTCGAAGCCGCGCTCCTGGCCCACCTGTCCGAATCCCATTTCCCGGGACCCACGCCGGTGCTCACGGTGCAGGGGGAGCCCTTCCTGGAGTTACAGGGCGGCCGGGTGACCGTCTTCCGATGGTTGACGGGGGAGGAGTTGAAGCGCCCGCAGCTCACCCCGGTTCACCTGGAGCGGCTGGGCCATGAGCTGGGAAAGATGCACCGGCTTACCCAGTCCTTCGGCGGCAGCCGGGACAATCCCTACAGCGCCGCGCAGGTGCAGGCGTGGCTGGAGGGGCTGCGGAGCAATCCGGACGCGGAGGTGGCCCACATCGCCGTGGAGCTGGAGGGGTACCTGGCGCGGGCCGAGCAGGAGCGGGGTGGCGGCCTGGAGCCCCGGGGCGTCATCCACGCGGATCTCTTCATGGACAACGTGAAGTGGCTGGCGGACCGGGTCGGCGCCTTCTTCGACTTCGAGATGGCATGCCGCGATGCCTACGCCCTGGATGTGGCCATTACCCTCAACGCCTGGTGTTTCGACGGGGAATACGTGCCGGAGCTGTGTCAGGCCTTCTTCCGGGGCTACCAGGACGCGCGTCCCCTGTCGCCGGTGGAGCGCGAGCACCTCTTCGGGCACGCGCTCTTCGGGGCGGTGCGCTACACCGCCAGCCGCATCCGGGACTTCCACCTGTCACCGCTGCCGGCGGAGCAGCTCACCCGCAAGAGCTTCCGCACCTACCTGGCGCGGGCCCGGACCCTGATGTCCCTGGGCCCCGCGGGCTTCCTGGCCCGCATGGGGTTGTGAGCGCGCGGGAGGGCGTCTTTCAGATGCCGGAGATGATCTTCCACTGGCCGTCGCGCTTCTCGAGCACCATCTGCTCCAGCTCCGAGTCGCTCTGGCTGCGGGACGTCAGGGTGGGCAGGCGCCAACTGGCGTTCCAGTAATAGATGGCCAGGGCCCGGTTCTCCTCCTCGAGCAACTGCACCCGGCGGACGTTGATGTCCACCTTCGGGTTGTCCAGCTTGGAGAAGAGGTTCTGGAGGTGCGCGGGCAGGTTCGCATACGTGAGATCGTCCTCGAGCGTCTCCGTTCCCGCATCCTCGCGGAAGGACTCGGAGACGAGCGCCTGGATGGCCTTGGCATCCTTGGCCTCCAGGGCAGCCCGGTAGCGCTCCATCACGGTGAGGATGGCGCGCGAATCTTCGGAGTCTTCGATATCGGTGCCCGGAATGCGCCGGGTGGCACACGCCGCGGTCAGGAGCAGCAGGGGCAGGACAAGGAGCGATCGGACGTTCATGGTTCGGTGGCCTCTATGAGTCCAACCGCTCCGGTGTCAACTCATTCCCCGGTCGGCCGGGGAAGCTCAACGCTTGCGCACGAACTCGGCGATGAAGCGGTTGAGCACCGCGGGCTCCGCATCGAGGATCTTCAGCCCTTCGGACTGGATGACCTTCTCGCCAATGAGGGCCAGGGGCTTCAGCAGAAAGGGCAGCTTGAGGGAGATCTCCCCATCCATGGTGCGCTCGGTCTCGCCGTTGACGTCCCTCAATCGCAGCACGCCGGTGTTCACCAGCATCTTGGAGATGGCGTTGGAGGTCGGCACGTTGGCGAACGTCAGCTCCTTCGTGCGCTTGTCATAGGAGGACGTCTCGATGAAGGCGAACCACTCGGGAGGGACCTTCTTCGGACCAATGGAGCTGATGACGGGCTTGGGGCGGTAGCGTATCCGGCGCCGGACCACGTTTCCCTCGTCCTTGACCTCCAGCGTCTGCACCTCCAAGAGCACGCCGTGGTGCTTGAGCAGAAAGTCGGAGTACCGCTCGTCGAACAACGCGCGCTCCACCTCGTCCACCGTCCCCTGAATCCGTTGCCGCGCTTCGAACCGCATATTCCCTCCTGTCGAGTAGGCGGATGCGTCTAGCGGAAAGCCCGCCGGGGCACCAGGGGGCCGCCCAGGGCACCTTCCTCGAAATCACACCGGGCCACCCATTCGGTGGCCGCCATTTTGAAAGCAGGTCCAAAATCCGGCAGGACCCCCACTTCATGCCTCACCGCGCCGCAATCTCCGGCCAGGTAGGAGGCTTCCACCAGCAGCCGCAAGGTCTCCCGGCGCAGGGCTTCGGACAGCGGGGGGACGGCCTCGAGCGTCCGGTGCAGGTGCTCTACCGCCAGCGAGGGTTCTCCCACCTGGTGCAGCCGCCGCCCGAGCAGGTAGTGGAGGATGGGATCCTTCGGCGCCGTCTCCAGCGCCCAGGACAGCCGCAGCAGGCGCATGTCCTCGCGCGGGTCCCGGAAGAAGCGCTCGATGGTTTCCAATCGCGAG encodes the following:
- a CDS encoding homoserine kinase, which codes for MAVYTVLDSGAFARIAGAFGLGEVQTIDAIPEGSINTNHRVLTSSGRFFVRHTTVRSAEDLRFEAALLAHLSESHFPGPTPVLTVQGEPFLELQGGRVTVFRWLTGEELKRPQLTPVHLERLGHELGKMHRLTQSFGGSRDNPYSAAQVQAWLEGLRSNPDAEVAHIAVELEGYLARAEQERGGGLEPRGVIHADLFMDNVKWLADRVGAFFDFEMACRDAYALDVAITLNAWCFDGEYVPELCQAFFRGYQDARPLSPVEREHLFGHALFGAVRYTASRIRDFHLSPLPAEQLTRKSFRTYLARARTLMSLGPAGFLARMGL
- a CDS encoding YybH family protein, encoding MNVRSLLVLPLLLLTAACATRRIPGTDIEDSEDSRAILTVMERYRAALEAKDAKAIQALVSESFREDAGTETLEDDLTYANLPAHLQNLFSKLDNPKVDINVRRVQLLEEENRALAIYYWNASWRLPTLTSRSQSDSELEQMVLEKRDGQWKIISGI